A region of Micromonospora chokoriensis DNA encodes the following proteins:
- a CDS encoding helix-turn-helix domain-containing protein, giving the protein MRGPGRSIAHRGEVTGYLFKLIRESIPLTQEQIAVDLDVDRVTVQSWESGRRPFTAVPLGQTIAVRRRLGQLGANTLLLAALDDAAEADLTLAAVLDAHVDRCDIAEHPLGWSVLTHRLTDLILWAVLGQTPTFAKGLPIAHPRRGPVASGPTLPVDEQRTFFAQLHVLADRAAAGRHRNVLLHRQACFLAGMDPTKAAAGWLTQTTARAHRTTTFHTWSPLWPDARSVVTSLANQGDPEPLRDFIARAHPDDACERAALNYSAYWVGEIPFRHRDDSFMPKTLADWHGSVLLRHLVQRLDPGHPFVDLNIHNAWALLAARRGLALDNPTTTRALLDRSVPLLDSDRISAQSRQELTSIVYSLRADGLTGTGTGR; this is encoded by the coding sequence ATGAGAGGTCCCGGACGATCAATAGCGCATCGCGGCGAGGTGACCGGCTACCTGTTCAAGCTGATCCGGGAGTCGATCCCGCTCACTCAGGAGCAGATCGCCGTCGACCTGGACGTCGATCGCGTGACCGTGCAGAGCTGGGAATCCGGGCGCCGGCCATTCACCGCAGTACCGCTCGGGCAGACGATCGCCGTCCGACGCCGGCTCGGACAGCTCGGCGCGAACACGCTCCTGCTCGCCGCACTCGACGACGCCGCCGAGGCGGACCTCACCCTCGCCGCCGTCCTCGACGCACATGTGGACCGCTGCGACATCGCCGAACACCCGCTGGGCTGGTCCGTACTCACCCATCGTCTGACCGACTTGATCCTCTGGGCCGTCCTCGGGCAGACACCGACCTTCGCCAAAGGGCTACCCATCGCCCATCCCCGGCGTGGCCCAGTCGCGTCCGGACCGACCCTGCCCGTCGACGAGCAACGTACGTTCTTCGCTCAGCTTCACGTGCTCGCCGATCGCGCCGCAGCCGGACGGCATCGGAACGTGCTGCTGCACCGGCAAGCCTGCTTCCTCGCGGGCATGGACCCCACCAAGGCAGCAGCAGGATGGCTCACCCAGACCACCGCCCGAGCACACCGCACGACCACCTTTCACACCTGGTCACCGCTGTGGCCCGACGCCCGCTCCGTCGTCACGTCCCTCGCCAACCAGGGTGATCCGGAACCGTTACGGGACTTCATCGCTCGCGCCCACCCCGACGACGCCTGCGAGCGAGCAGCTCTCAACTACTCGGCCTACTGGGTGGGCGAGATCCCCTTCCGCCACCGCGACGACTCCTTCATGCCCAAAACGCTCGCTGACTGGCACGGCTCAGTCCTTCTTCGGCACCTGGTCCAGCGCCTCGATCCCGGGCATCCCTTCGTCGACCTCAACATCCACAACGCCTGGGCTTTGCTGGCCGCACGCCGCGGTCTCGCTCTCGACAACCCCACCACGACTCGGGCGCTCCTCGACCGCAGCGTCCCGCTGCTGGACAGTGACCGGATCTCCGCGCAGTCACGGCAGGAACTAACCTCTATCGTCTACAGCCTGCGGGCGGACGGACTCACCGGCACAGGGACGGGCAGATGA
- a CDS encoding HD domain-containing protein gives MTDDHDAAGAMNFIFEAGVLKRAARTGWWFAGVKQPESIAEHSFRTALIGMMLAAMEGADPARVSMLCVLHDTQETRITDIPHIAKRYLTAVPNTAVTADQVAACPPAVADVITAAVAEYEAGETLEAVVARDADKLECLVQAVEYRHQGIDNVQRWIDSSRAALKTASAHRLADAALNGQPLAWLIPPPQQK, from the coding sequence ATGACCGACGACCACGACGCCGCCGGAGCGATGAACTTCATCTTCGAAGCCGGCGTCCTCAAACGCGCCGCTCGAACCGGCTGGTGGTTCGCCGGCGTCAAGCAACCCGAATCCATCGCCGAACACTCGTTCCGAACGGCTCTCATCGGAATGATGCTCGCCGCCATGGAGGGCGCGGACCCAGCCCGGGTGTCGATGCTCTGCGTCCTGCACGACACCCAGGAAACCCGGATCACCGACATCCCCCACATCGCCAAGCGCTACCTCACCGCCGTACCCAACACCGCCGTCACCGCCGACCAGGTCGCCGCCTGTCCACCGGCCGTCGCCGACGTCATCACCGCCGCCGTCGCCGAATACGAAGCCGGCGAGACACTGGAAGCCGTCGTCGCCCGCGACGCCGACAAGCTGGAATGCCTTGTCCAAGCCGTCGAGTACCGCCACCAGGGCATCGACAACGTGCAGCGCTGGATCGACAGCTCACGAGCCGCTCTGAAGACCGCCAGCGCCCACCGCCTTGCCGACGCGGCGCTCAACGGACAACCCCTGGCCTGGCTCATACCCCCGCCGCAGCAGAAGTAA
- a CDS encoding immunity protein Imm33 domain-containing protein, whose product MLTVDGLAPHDVRRDQLASAPAGHQRFGGATRRVSTIRGRAIAADPADDGRHRPVAPRELEPLNALRHPIAGNSNGWFVWRGPEIPQDDDGFFAPVHIEHLDEYARELEPYLALPPGWGVVLAPDYEDVWYDESLLDV is encoded by the coding sequence GTGTTGACCGTTGACGGCCTGGCTCCACATGATGTGCGACGTGATCAGTTGGCTTCGGCGCCTGCCGGGCATCAACGTTTCGGCGGCGCAACGCGACGTGTGTCGACGATTCGCGGTCGAGCCATCGCCGCCGACCCAGCAGACGATGGTCGGCATCGCCCTGTCGCGCCCCGCGAGTTGGAGCCGCTCAACGCCCTGCGGCATCCGATTGCCGGCAACAGCAACGGCTGGTTCGTGTGGCGCGGCCCCGAGATTCCTCAGGATGACGACGGGTTCTTCGCGCCAGTGCATATCGAGCACCTCGACGAATACGCCCGCGAACTCGAGCCGTACCTGGCGCTTCCGCCGGGTTGGGGCGTTGTGTTGGCACCTGATTACGAGGACGTCTGGTACGACGAGAGCCTCCTCGACGTCTGA